The following are from one region of the Platichthys flesus chromosome 2, fPlaFle2.1, whole genome shotgun sequence genome:
- the zmynd8 gene encoding MYND-type zinc finger-containing chromatin reader ZMYND8 isoform X7 — MHPQSVTEEEGKETAAEGMEISTRSKVSDTGSTERMSQKRKMPSPSQSSNGHSSAETSPCPVKKKKKPGALSSSKDQSELRHGPFYYVKQPALTTDPVDVVPQDGRNDFYCWLCHREGQVLCCELCPRVYHAKCLKLPAEPDGDWFCPECEKITVAECIETQSKAMMMLTIDQLSYLLKFALQKMKQPGTEPFQKPVSLEQHPDYAEYIFHPMDLCTLEKNIKKKMYGCTEAFLADAKWILHNCIIYNGGNHKLTATAKVIVKICEHEMNEIEVCPECYLSACQKRDNWFCEPCSNPHPLVWAKLKGFPFWPAKALRDKDGQVDARFFGQHDRAWVPLNNCYLMSKEIPFSVKKTKSIFNSAMQEMELYVENMKKKFGVFNYAPFRTPYTPDNNFQMLPDPSNPSSTPVKTEKQEKIKLSFDMTASPKIPLARTMLAGLGGGTVGRRLPLSDMPRSPMSTNSSAHTGSDGEQETADKSHAKAQNSQYSAGEEYMDCTASPPHPRLCPAGSSLDSPKPFHSQAPGLPKQEKTPQTGSILNLNLDRSKAEMDLKELSETVQQKQGTTPVLTSPKRQIKSRFQLNLDKTIESCKAQLGIDEISVDVYKGVEHSDSEESDKSDSSESEYASDDEQKTKEGQDEATNDEAQEDTIKNKVKDLSSPSQDKEGKTDTLLASESAAGDTAPTASDVPAKEKISTDSGKQSPEKSKAPPAVSPPPRGKSQVKDEGKHHVPMEDSDSERELVIDLGEEQRGKDRKRGRKDTTSVKESPASKPEGKALTPSTVPSQNSAALSTPSTVSTQSPMAIPVTMVSFTAPSPTTISLATVSSATASPPSSCSTPSASTAPALKKQRPLLPRETVPVVQRAVVWNPTTKFQTSSQKWHMQKVQRQQQSQQPVATTQDQASSPKQGQAPVVTQTQAGNVSTAVSSSSAQQSSQSTRYQTRQAVKAVQQKDPPLGTNTSAVTLVSSSPASVAMMATTSLGTAALSSPVATDLYIPTASADVAADIAKYTNKIMDAIKGSMTEIYNDLSQSTSGNTIAEIRRLRIEIEKLQWLHQQELSEMKHNLELTMAEMRQSLEQERERLVTEVKKQIEQEKQQAVDETKKKQWCANCRKEAIFYCCWNTSYCDYPCQQAHWPEHMKSCTQSATAPQQEPEAESTADPPNKGGGTTSSGPNSLRDMPVSAPSEKDCDVEKSADSVAVSLS, encoded by the exons ATGCATCCACAGAG tgtgacagaggaagagggaaaagaaacagcagcagaaggaaTGGAGATATCAACACGATCCAAAG TTTCAGACACTGGGTCAACGGAGCGTATGTCCCAAAAACGAAAGATGCCAAGTCCCTCTCAATCATCCAATGGCCACTCCTCGGCCGAAACTTCTCCCTGCCCagttaaaaagaagaagaaacccgGTGCTCTCAGCAGTAGCAAAGACCAG TCAGAACTAAGACACGGTCCCTTTTACTATGTGAAGCAGCCAGCACTCACCACAGACCCTGTTGATGTTGTACCGCAGGACGGCAGGAATGACTTCTACTGCTGGCTGTGCCACCGCGAGGGCCAGGTGCTCTGCTGTGAGCTCTGCCCCAGGGTGTACCATGCCAAGTGCCTCAAACTACCAGCCGAGCCTGATGGCGACTGGTTCTGTCCGGAGTGTGAG aaaataacagttGCAGAGTGCATAGAGACTCAGAGCAAAGCCATGATGATGCTAACTATAGACCAGCTGTCTTACCTACTAAAGTTTGCCCTTCAGAAGATGAAACAACCAGGT ACTGAACCCTTCCAGAAACCTGTCTCTCTTGAACAACACCCAGATTATGCAGAGTACATTTTTCATCCTATGGATCTTTGCACACTTGAAAAG AatatcaaaaagaaaatgtatggCTGCACAGAGGCCTTCTTGGCAGATGCAAAATGGATTTTGCACAACTGTATTATATATAATGGAG GCAATCACAAACTCACAGCTACAGCTAAAGTTATAGTAAAAATCTGTGAACATGAG ATGAACGAGATTGAAGTTTGTCCTGAGTGTTATTTGTCTGCTTGCCAAAAGAGAGACAACTGGTTTTGTGAGCCTTGT AGTAACCCACATCCTCTAGTGTGGGCCAAACTTAAAGGATTTCCATTCTGGCCTGCTAAAGCTCTGCGGGACAAAGATGGACAGGTGGACGCTCGTTTCTTTGGTCAACATGACAG GGCATGGGTTCCTTTAAACAACTGCTACCTCATGTCAAAAGAAATTCCATTCTCTGTGAAGAAGACCAAAAGCATCTTTAACAGTGCCATGCAAGAGATGGAGCTCTATGTGgagaacatgaagaagaagtttGGAGTGTTTAATTACGCACCTTTCAGGACACCATACACTCCTGACAACAACTTCCAGATGCTGCCGGACCCCTCCAACCCCTCGTCCACTCCAGTGAAAACTGAGAAACAGGAGAAGATCAAGCTCAGCTTCGACATGACCGCTTCGCCCAAGATCCCTCTGGCAAGGACCATGTTGGCTGGGCTGGGAGGGGGCACAGTTGGGCGTCGGCTCCCTCTAAGTGACATGCCTCGCTCCCCCATGAGCACCAACTCCTCTGCCCACACTGGTTCAGATGGGGAACAGGAGACAGCAGACAAGTCACATGCAAAAGCCCAGAACAGCCAGTACAGTGCAGGAGAGGAGTACATGGACTGTAcag CATCACCTCCCCATCCTCGACTTTGTCCTGCAGGCAGTTCATTGGACAGCCCTAAACCATTCCACTCTCAAGCTCCTGGCCTCCCCAAGCAGGAGAAGAcaccacagacaggaagcaTTCTCAACCTCAATCTAG ATCGGAGCAAAGCAGAAATGGACCTAAAAGAGCTAAGTGAAACAGTTCAGCAGAAGCAAGGAACCACACCAGTCCTCACGTCTCCAAAAAGACAGATTAAGAGCCGTTTTCAGTTGAACTTGGACAAAACCATTGAGAGCTGCAAAGCACAGTTGG GTATTGATGAGATCTCTGTGGATGTGTATAAAGGTGTGGAACACAGTGACTCAGAGGAATCTGATAAGTCTGACTCAAGTGAAAGTGAGTATGCCAGTGACGATGAGCAAAAGACCAAGGAAGGCCAGGACGAAGCAACTAATGATGAAGCCCAGGAGGACACTATcaaaaataaagtcaaagaTCTGTCATCTCCAAGCCAAGATAAAGAAGGTAAAACTGATACACTCCTTGCATCTGAGTCTGCAGCAGGTGACACAGCTCCAACAGCATCAGATGTTCCAGctaaagagaaaataagcaCTGATTCAGGAAAACAAAGCCCAGAGAAGAGCAAGGCGCCTCCAGCAGTATCACCTCCTCCCAGAGGCAAGTCTCAGGTGAAAGACGAGGGGAAGCATCATGTGCCCATGGAGGACTCTGACTCTGAGAGGGAGCTAGTTATTGACCTtggagaggaacagaggggcaaagacaggaagaggggTAGGAAAGACACCACCTCTGTAAAAGAGTCCCCTGCTAGTAAACCTGAAG GCAAAGCATTGACCCCATCAACAGTGCCATCTCAAAACAGTGCAGCTCTCTCCACACCCTCCACTGTCTCCACACAGTCCCCAATGGCCATTCCTGTCACCATGGTCTCCTTCACTGCTCCCTCCCCCACAACCATAAGCCTGGCAACGGTGTCCAGTGCCACAGCAtcgcccccctcctcctgctccaccccCTCAGCCTCCACCGCTCCAGCTTTGAAgaaacagcgccctctgctgccCAGAGAGACGGTGCCAGTGGTGCAGAGAGCTGTGGTGTGGAATCCCACTACCAAGTTTCAGACCTCCTCGCAGAAGTGGCACATGCAGAAGGTGCAACGTCAGCAACAGAGCCAGCAACCTGTCGCAACCACCCAGGATCAGGCCTCGTCACCTAAGCAGGGCCAGGCTCCAGTGGTGACCCAGACTCAGGCTGGCAATGTGTCGACAGCGGTGTCCTCATCCTCCGCTCAGCAGTCTTCACAAAGTACACGCTATCAGACCAGACAGGCTGTCAAAG ctgttCAACAAAAAGACCCTCCACTCGGCACAAACACATCCGCTGTCACACTGGTATCCAGTAGTCCAGCTTCTGTTGCCATGATGGCCACAACAAGTCTAGGAACAGCTGCTTTGTCATCGCCAGTGGCAACAGACCTGTATATCCCCACTGCTTCGGCAGATGTGGCTGCAGACATTGCCAAGTACACAAATAAA ATAATGGATGCAATCAAAGGTTCAATGACTGAAATATACAATGACCTTTCTCAGAGTACTTCAGGAAACACAATAGCAGAG ATAAGACGACTgagaattgaaattgaaaaattaCAGTGGTTGCATCAACAAGAGTTGTCAGAAATGAAGCACAACCTTG AGCTAACAATGGCAGAGATGAGGCAAAGtctggagcaggagagagagaggttggtGACTGAGGTGAAGAAACAAATAGAGCAGGAGAAACAACAGGCAGTGGACGAGACGAAAAAGAAACAGTGGTGCGCTAACTGCAGGAAAGAAGCCATCTTCTACTGCTGCTGGAACACAAGCTACTGTGATTACCCCTGTCAGCAAGCCCACTGGCCAGAGCATATGAAGTCCTGCACACAGTCAG CCACAGCTCCACAGCAAGAACCTGAAGCTGAATCGACAGCAGACCCCCCAAACAAAGGAGGAGGGACGACGAGTAGTGGCCCGAACTCTCTCAGAGACATGCCTGTCTCTGCACCATCAGAAAAAGACTGTGACGTGGAGAAAAGTGCTGACAGTGTTGCTGTTTCTTTATCCTAA
- the zmynd8 gene encoding MYND-type zinc finger-containing chromatin reader ZMYND8 isoform X3: protein MHPQSVTEEEGKETAAEGMEISTRSKGNMPVSDTGSTERMSQKRKMPSPSQSSNGHSSAETSPCPVKKKKKPGALSSSKDQSELRHGPFYYVKQPALTTDPVDVVPQDGRNDFYCWLCHREGQVLCCELCPRVYHAKCLKLPAEPDGDWFCPECEKITVAECIETQSKAMMMLTIDQLSYLLKFALQKMKQPGDHPRLSSRSPHAASTQRKTFNWTEPFQKPVSLEQHPDYAEYIFHPMDLCTLEKNIKKKMYGCTEAFLADAKWILHNCIIYNGGNHKLTATAKVIVKICEHEMNEIEVCPECYLSACQKRDNWFCEPCSNPHPLVWAKLKGFPFWPAKALRDKDGQVDARFFGQHDRAWVPLNNCYLMSKEIPFSVKKTKSIFNSAMQEMELYVENMKKKFGVFNYAPFRTPYTPDNNFQMLPDPSNPSSTPVKTEKQEKIKLSFDMTASPKIPLARTMLAGLGGGTVGRRLPLSDMPRSPMSTNSSAHTGSDGEQETADKSHAKAQNSQYSAGEEYMDCTGSSLDSPKPFHSQAPGLPKQEKTPQTGSILNLNLDRSKAEMDLKELSETVQQKQGTTPVLTSPKRQIKSRFQLNLDKTIESCKAQLGIDEISVDVYKGVEHSDSEESDKSDSSESEYASDDEQKTKEGQDEATNDEAQEDTIKNKVKDLSSPSQDKEGKTDTLLASESAAGDTAPTASDVPAKEKISTDSGKQSPEKSKAPPAVSPPPRGKSQVKDEGKHHVPMEDSDSERELVIDLGEEQRGKDRKRGRKDTTSVKESPASKPEGKALTPSTVPSQNSAALSTPSTVSTQSPMAIPVTMVSFTAPSPTTISLATVSSATASPPSSCSTPSASTAPALKKQRPLLPRETVPVVQRAVVWNPTTKFQTSSQKWHMQKVQRQQQSQQPVATTQDQASSPKQGQAPVVTQTQAGNVSTAVSSSSAQQSSQSTRYQTRQAVKAVQQKDPPLGTNTSAVTLVSSSPASVAMMATTSLGTAALSSPVATDLYIPTASADVAADIAKYTNKIMDAIKGSMTEIYNDLSQSTSGNTIAEIRRLRIEIEKLQWLHQQELSEMKHNLELTMAEMRQSLEQERERLVTEVKKQIEQEKQQAVDETKKKQWCANCRKEAIFYCCWNTSYCDYPCQQAHWPEHMKSCTQSATAPQQEPEAESTADPPNKGGGTTSSGPNSLRDMPVSAPSEKDCDVEKSADSVAVSLS from the exons ATGCATCCACAGAG tgtgacagaggaagagggaaaagaaacagcagcagaaggaaTGGAGATATCAACACGATCCAAAGGTAACATGCCAG TTTCAGACACTGGGTCAACGGAGCGTATGTCCCAAAAACGAAAGATGCCAAGTCCCTCTCAATCATCCAATGGCCACTCCTCGGCCGAAACTTCTCCCTGCCCagttaaaaagaagaagaaacccgGTGCTCTCAGCAGTAGCAAAGACCAG TCAGAACTAAGACACGGTCCCTTTTACTATGTGAAGCAGCCAGCACTCACCACAGACCCTGTTGATGTTGTACCGCAGGACGGCAGGAATGACTTCTACTGCTGGCTGTGCCACCGCGAGGGCCAGGTGCTCTGCTGTGAGCTCTGCCCCAGGGTGTACCATGCCAAGTGCCTCAAACTACCAGCCGAGCCTGATGGCGACTGGTTCTGTCCGGAGTGTGAG aaaataacagttGCAGAGTGCATAGAGACTCAGAGCAAAGCCATGATGATGCTAACTATAGACCAGCTGTCTTACCTACTAAAGTTTGCCCTTCAGAAGATGAAACAACCAGGT GATCATCCCCGCTTGTCATCTCGCTCCCCCCATGCAGCTTCCACGCAGAGAAAGACTTTTAATTGG ACTGAACCCTTCCAGAAACCTGTCTCTCTTGAACAACACCCAGATTATGCAGAGTACATTTTTCATCCTATGGATCTTTGCACACTTGAAAAG AatatcaaaaagaaaatgtatggCTGCACAGAGGCCTTCTTGGCAGATGCAAAATGGATTTTGCACAACTGTATTATATATAATGGAG GCAATCACAAACTCACAGCTACAGCTAAAGTTATAGTAAAAATCTGTGAACATGAG ATGAACGAGATTGAAGTTTGTCCTGAGTGTTATTTGTCTGCTTGCCAAAAGAGAGACAACTGGTTTTGTGAGCCTTGT AGTAACCCACATCCTCTAGTGTGGGCCAAACTTAAAGGATTTCCATTCTGGCCTGCTAAAGCTCTGCGGGACAAAGATGGACAGGTGGACGCTCGTTTCTTTGGTCAACATGACAG GGCATGGGTTCCTTTAAACAACTGCTACCTCATGTCAAAAGAAATTCCATTCTCTGTGAAGAAGACCAAAAGCATCTTTAACAGTGCCATGCAAGAGATGGAGCTCTATGTGgagaacatgaagaagaagtttGGAGTGTTTAATTACGCACCTTTCAGGACACCATACACTCCTGACAACAACTTCCAGATGCTGCCGGACCCCTCCAACCCCTCGTCCACTCCAGTGAAAACTGAGAAACAGGAGAAGATCAAGCTCAGCTTCGACATGACCGCTTCGCCCAAGATCCCTCTGGCAAGGACCATGTTGGCTGGGCTGGGAGGGGGCACAGTTGGGCGTCGGCTCCCTCTAAGTGACATGCCTCGCTCCCCCATGAGCACCAACTCCTCTGCCCACACTGGTTCAGATGGGGAACAGGAGACAGCAGACAAGTCACATGCAAAAGCCCAGAACAGCCAGTACAGTGCAGGAGAGGAGTACATGGACTGTAcag GCAGTTCATTGGACAGCCCTAAACCATTCCACTCTCAAGCTCCTGGCCTCCCCAAGCAGGAGAAGAcaccacagacaggaagcaTTCTCAACCTCAATCTAG ATCGGAGCAAAGCAGAAATGGACCTAAAAGAGCTAAGTGAAACAGTTCAGCAGAAGCAAGGAACCACACCAGTCCTCACGTCTCCAAAAAGACAGATTAAGAGCCGTTTTCAGTTGAACTTGGACAAAACCATTGAGAGCTGCAAAGCACAGTTGG GTATTGATGAGATCTCTGTGGATGTGTATAAAGGTGTGGAACACAGTGACTCAGAGGAATCTGATAAGTCTGACTCAAGTGAAAGTGAGTATGCCAGTGACGATGAGCAAAAGACCAAGGAAGGCCAGGACGAAGCAACTAATGATGAAGCCCAGGAGGACACTATcaaaaataaagtcaaagaTCTGTCATCTCCAAGCCAAGATAAAGAAGGTAAAACTGATACACTCCTTGCATCTGAGTCTGCAGCAGGTGACACAGCTCCAACAGCATCAGATGTTCCAGctaaagagaaaataagcaCTGATTCAGGAAAACAAAGCCCAGAGAAGAGCAAGGCGCCTCCAGCAGTATCACCTCCTCCCAGAGGCAAGTCTCAGGTGAAAGACGAGGGGAAGCATCATGTGCCCATGGAGGACTCTGACTCTGAGAGGGAGCTAGTTATTGACCTtggagaggaacagaggggcaaagacaggaagaggggTAGGAAAGACACCACCTCTGTAAAAGAGTCCCCTGCTAGTAAACCTGAAG GCAAAGCATTGACCCCATCAACAGTGCCATCTCAAAACAGTGCAGCTCTCTCCACACCCTCCACTGTCTCCACACAGTCCCCAATGGCCATTCCTGTCACCATGGTCTCCTTCACTGCTCCCTCCCCCACAACCATAAGCCTGGCAACGGTGTCCAGTGCCACAGCAtcgcccccctcctcctgctccaccccCTCAGCCTCCACCGCTCCAGCTTTGAAgaaacagcgccctctgctgccCAGAGAGACGGTGCCAGTGGTGCAGAGAGCTGTGGTGTGGAATCCCACTACCAAGTTTCAGACCTCCTCGCAGAAGTGGCACATGCAGAAGGTGCAACGTCAGCAACAGAGCCAGCAACCTGTCGCAACCACCCAGGATCAGGCCTCGTCACCTAAGCAGGGCCAGGCTCCAGTGGTGACCCAGACTCAGGCTGGCAATGTGTCGACAGCGGTGTCCTCATCCTCCGCTCAGCAGTCTTCACAAAGTACACGCTATCAGACCAGACAGGCTGTCAAAG ctgttCAACAAAAAGACCCTCCACTCGGCACAAACACATCCGCTGTCACACTGGTATCCAGTAGTCCAGCTTCTGTTGCCATGATGGCCACAACAAGTCTAGGAACAGCTGCTTTGTCATCGCCAGTGGCAACAGACCTGTATATCCCCACTGCTTCGGCAGATGTGGCTGCAGACATTGCCAAGTACACAAATAAA ATAATGGATGCAATCAAAGGTTCAATGACTGAAATATACAATGACCTTTCTCAGAGTACTTCAGGAAACACAATAGCAGAG ATAAGACGACTgagaattgaaattgaaaaattaCAGTGGTTGCATCAACAAGAGTTGTCAGAAATGAAGCACAACCTTG AGCTAACAATGGCAGAGATGAGGCAAAGtctggagcaggagagagagaggttggtGACTGAGGTGAAGAAACAAATAGAGCAGGAGAAACAACAGGCAGTGGACGAGACGAAAAAGAAACAGTGGTGCGCTAACTGCAGGAAAGAAGCCATCTTCTACTGCTGCTGGAACACAAGCTACTGTGATTACCCCTGTCAGCAAGCCCACTGGCCAGAGCATATGAAGTCCTGCACACAGTCAG CCACAGCTCCACAGCAAGAACCTGAAGCTGAATCGACAGCAGACCCCCCAAACAAAGGAGGAGGGACGACGAGTAGTGGCCCGAACTCTCTCAGAGACATGCCTGTCTCTGCACCATCAGAAAAAGACTGTGACGTGGAGAAAAGTGCTGACAGTGTTGCTGTTTCTTTATCCTAA
- the zmynd8 gene encoding MYND-type zinc finger-containing chromatin reader ZMYND8 isoform X5 translates to MHPQSVTEEEGKETAAEGMEISTRSKGNMPVSDTGSTERMSQKRKMPSPSQSSNGHSSAETSPCPVKKKKKPGALSSSKDQSELRHGPFYYVKQPALTTDPVDVVPQDGRNDFYCWLCHREGQVLCCELCPRVYHAKCLKLPAEPDGDWFCPECEKITVAECIETQSKAMMMLTIDQLSYLLKFALQKMKQPGTEPFQKPVSLEQHPDYAEYIFHPMDLCTLEKNIKKKMYGCTEAFLADAKWILHNCIIYNGGNHKLTATAKVIVKICEHEMNEIEVCPECYLSACQKRDNWFCEPCSNPHPLVWAKLKGFPFWPAKALRDKDGQVDARFFGQHDRAWVPLNNCYLMSKEIPFSVKKTKSIFNSAMQEMELYVENMKKKFGVFNYAPFRTPYTPDNNFQMLPDPSNPSSTPVKTEKQEKIKLSFDMTASPKIPLARTMLAGLGGGTVGRRLPLSDMPRSPMSTNSSAHTGSDGEQETADKSHAKAQNSQYSAGEEYMDCTASPPHPRLCPAGSSLDSPKPFHSQAPGLPKQEKTPQTGSILNLNLDRSKAEMDLKELSETVQQKQGTTPVLTSPKRQIKSRFQLNLDKTIESCKAQLGIDEISVDVYKGVEHSDSEESDKSDSSESEYASDDEQKTKEGQDEATNDEAQEDTIKNKVKDLSSPSQDKEGKTDTLLASESAAGDTAPTASDVPAKEKISTDSGKQSPEKSKAPPAVSPPPRGKSQVKDEGKHHVPMEDSDSERELVIDLGEEQRGKDRKRGRKDTTSVKESPASKPEGKALTPSTVPSQNSAALSTPSTVSTQSPMAIPVTMVSFTAPSPTTISLATVSSATASPPSSCSTPSASTAPALKKQRPLLPRETVPVVQRAVVWNPTTKFQTSSQKWHMQKVQRQQQSQQPVATTQDQASSPKQGQAPVVTQTQAGNVSTAVSSSSAQQSSQSTRYQTRQAVKAVQQKDPPLGTNTSAVTLVSSSPASVAMMATTSLGTAALSSPVATDLYIPTASADVAADIAKYTNKIMDAIKGSMTEIYNDLSQSTSGNTIAEIRRLRIEIEKLQWLHQQELSEMKHNLELTMAEMRQSLEQERERLVTEVKKQIEQEKQQAVDETKKKQWCANCRKEAIFYCCWNTSYCDYPCQQAHWPEHMKSCTQSATAPQQEPEAESTADPPNKGGGTTSSGPNSLRDMPVSAPSEKDCDVEKSADSVAVSLS, encoded by the exons ATGCATCCACAGAG tgtgacagaggaagagggaaaagaaacagcagcagaaggaaTGGAGATATCAACACGATCCAAAGGTAACATGCCAG TTTCAGACACTGGGTCAACGGAGCGTATGTCCCAAAAACGAAAGATGCCAAGTCCCTCTCAATCATCCAATGGCCACTCCTCGGCCGAAACTTCTCCCTGCCCagttaaaaagaagaagaaacccgGTGCTCTCAGCAGTAGCAAAGACCAG TCAGAACTAAGACACGGTCCCTTTTACTATGTGAAGCAGCCAGCACTCACCACAGACCCTGTTGATGTTGTACCGCAGGACGGCAGGAATGACTTCTACTGCTGGCTGTGCCACCGCGAGGGCCAGGTGCTCTGCTGTGAGCTCTGCCCCAGGGTGTACCATGCCAAGTGCCTCAAACTACCAGCCGAGCCTGATGGCGACTGGTTCTGTCCGGAGTGTGAG aaaataacagttGCAGAGTGCATAGAGACTCAGAGCAAAGCCATGATGATGCTAACTATAGACCAGCTGTCTTACCTACTAAAGTTTGCCCTTCAGAAGATGAAACAACCAGGT ACTGAACCCTTCCAGAAACCTGTCTCTCTTGAACAACACCCAGATTATGCAGAGTACATTTTTCATCCTATGGATCTTTGCACACTTGAAAAG AatatcaaaaagaaaatgtatggCTGCACAGAGGCCTTCTTGGCAGATGCAAAATGGATTTTGCACAACTGTATTATATATAATGGAG GCAATCACAAACTCACAGCTACAGCTAAAGTTATAGTAAAAATCTGTGAACATGAG ATGAACGAGATTGAAGTTTGTCCTGAGTGTTATTTGTCTGCTTGCCAAAAGAGAGACAACTGGTTTTGTGAGCCTTGT AGTAACCCACATCCTCTAGTGTGGGCCAAACTTAAAGGATTTCCATTCTGGCCTGCTAAAGCTCTGCGGGACAAAGATGGACAGGTGGACGCTCGTTTCTTTGGTCAACATGACAG GGCATGGGTTCCTTTAAACAACTGCTACCTCATGTCAAAAGAAATTCCATTCTCTGTGAAGAAGACCAAAAGCATCTTTAACAGTGCCATGCAAGAGATGGAGCTCTATGTGgagaacatgaagaagaagtttGGAGTGTTTAATTACGCACCTTTCAGGACACCATACACTCCTGACAACAACTTCCAGATGCTGCCGGACCCCTCCAACCCCTCGTCCACTCCAGTGAAAACTGAGAAACAGGAGAAGATCAAGCTCAGCTTCGACATGACCGCTTCGCCCAAGATCCCTCTGGCAAGGACCATGTTGGCTGGGCTGGGAGGGGGCACAGTTGGGCGTCGGCTCCCTCTAAGTGACATGCCTCGCTCCCCCATGAGCACCAACTCCTCTGCCCACACTGGTTCAGATGGGGAACAGGAGACAGCAGACAAGTCACATGCAAAAGCCCAGAACAGCCAGTACAGTGCAGGAGAGGAGTACATGGACTGTAcag CATCACCTCCCCATCCTCGACTTTGTCCTGCAGGCAGTTCATTGGACAGCCCTAAACCATTCCACTCTCAAGCTCCTGGCCTCCCCAAGCAGGAGAAGAcaccacagacaggaagcaTTCTCAACCTCAATCTAG ATCGGAGCAAAGCAGAAATGGACCTAAAAGAGCTAAGTGAAACAGTTCAGCAGAAGCAAGGAACCACACCAGTCCTCACGTCTCCAAAAAGACAGATTAAGAGCCGTTTTCAGTTGAACTTGGACAAAACCATTGAGAGCTGCAAAGCACAGTTGG GTATTGATGAGATCTCTGTGGATGTGTATAAAGGTGTGGAACACAGTGACTCAGAGGAATCTGATAAGTCTGACTCAAGTGAAAGTGAGTATGCCAGTGACGATGAGCAAAAGACCAAGGAAGGCCAGGACGAAGCAACTAATGATGAAGCCCAGGAGGACACTATcaaaaataaagtcaaagaTCTGTCATCTCCAAGCCAAGATAAAGAAGGTAAAACTGATACACTCCTTGCATCTGAGTCTGCAGCAGGTGACACAGCTCCAACAGCATCAGATGTTCCAGctaaagagaaaataagcaCTGATTCAGGAAAACAAAGCCCAGAGAAGAGCAAGGCGCCTCCAGCAGTATCACCTCCTCCCAGAGGCAAGTCTCAGGTGAAAGACGAGGGGAAGCATCATGTGCCCATGGAGGACTCTGACTCTGAGAGGGAGCTAGTTATTGACCTtggagaggaacagaggggcaaagacaggaagaggggTAGGAAAGACACCACCTCTGTAAAAGAGTCCCCTGCTAGTAAACCTGAAG GCAAAGCATTGACCCCATCAACAGTGCCATCTCAAAACAGTGCAGCTCTCTCCACACCCTCCACTGTCTCCACACAGTCCCCAATGGCCATTCCTGTCACCATGGTCTCCTTCACTGCTCCCTCCCCCACAACCATAAGCCTGGCAACGGTGTCCAGTGCCACAGCAtcgcccccctcctcctgctccaccccCTCAGCCTCCACCGCTCCAGCTTTGAAgaaacagcgccctctgctgccCAGAGAGACGGTGCCAGTGGTGCAGAGAGCTGTGGTGTGGAATCCCACTACCAAGTTTCAGACCTCCTCGCAGAAGTGGCACATGCAGAAGGTGCAACGTCAGCAACAGAGCCAGCAACCTGTCGCAACCACCCAGGATCAGGCCTCGTCACCTAAGCAGGGCCAGGCTCCAGTGGTGACCCAGACTCAGGCTGGCAATGTGTCGACAGCGGTGTCCTCATCCTCCGCTCAGCAGTCTTCACAAAGTACACGCTATCAGACCAGACAGGCTGTCAAAG ctgttCAACAAAAAGACCCTCCACTCGGCACAAACACATCCGCTGTCACACTGGTATCCAGTAGTCCAGCTTCTGTTGCCATGATGGCCACAACAAGTCTAGGAACAGCTGCTTTGTCATCGCCAGTGGCAACAGACCTGTATATCCCCACTGCTTCGGCAGATGTGGCTGCAGACATTGCCAAGTACACAAATAAA ATAATGGATGCAATCAAAGGTTCAATGACTGAAATATACAATGACCTTTCTCAGAGTACTTCAGGAAACACAATAGCAGAG ATAAGACGACTgagaattgaaattgaaaaattaCAGTGGTTGCATCAACAAGAGTTGTCAGAAATGAAGCACAACCTTG AGCTAACAATGGCAGAGATGAGGCAAAGtctggagcaggagagagagaggttggtGACTGAGGTGAAGAAACAAATAGAGCAGGAGAAACAACAGGCAGTGGACGAGACGAAAAAGAAACAGTGGTGCGCTAACTGCAGGAAAGAAGCCATCTTCTACTGCTGCTGGAACACAAGCTACTGTGATTACCCCTGTCAGCAAGCCCACTGGCCAGAGCATATGAAGTCCTGCACACAGTCAG CCACAGCTCCACAGCAAGAACCTGAAGCTGAATCGACAGCAGACCCCCCAAACAAAGGAGGAGGGACGACGAGTAGTGGCCCGAACTCTCTCAGAGACATGCCTGTCTCTGCACCATCAGAAAAAGACTGTGACGTGGAGAAAAGTGCTGACAGTGTTGCTGTTTCTTTATCCTAA